Within the bacterium genome, the region CGGGCGGCACGGGTATGCTGATGTTGGTCATCTCCGCCAGGCCGGCCCCTTTGCCGCCTAACAGGTCCCGCATCTTGGCGGTGCCTTCGGTGGCGCCGTCGCCGAAGAAATATACGTACTTTTTATCCATTAAGCCCTCCAGGGCGGGAAGCGATTACCTGGATTAAGTGAGTGGGTAATCCGTAAATCCAACTATTTTAAATTAAAACCGGGCGGATTTCAACCATTCTATTATTAATACGATGTTATAATATTTTGGCATAAAGGTAACGCCGTATGCAACCCGGCCTGGAAACGATACTCCCCCTCGTAGAAAAACCCGGCCGCTACATCGGCGGCGAGACAGGCGCCGCGCCGCCGGCGCGCCCGGGCGAGCTGCGCTTCGTCCTGTGCTACCCCGACGTCTACGAAATCGGCATGAGCCACAAGGGGTTTTTAAACCTGTACGGCGCGTTGGCCGAGGTCGACGGCGTAGCCGTCGAAAGGTGTTTCGCTCCCTGGGGCGATATGGCGGCCGAGCTCCGCCGACGCGGTATCCCGCTCGGCGCGCTCGAGTCCGGCCTGCCGCTCTCCTCCGCCGACGCGCTCGGTTTCTCCGTCGCGACGCCGCTGCACTTCACCACCGCGCTCTCGATGCTCGAGCTCGCCCGCGTTCCGCTGCTCGCCGCCGACCGCGGCGAAGATGACCCTCTCGTAATCGCCGGCGGCCAGGCTATGTTCAACGCCGAACCCATGGCCGACTTCCTCGACGCCGTCGCGCTGGGCGAGGGCGACGAGCTGGTCGTCGAGCTCGCCGAAGTCGTCCGCGCCGCCGAAGCCAAAGGTGCTGCTCGAGCCGAGACGCTGCGACGGCTGGGAGCCGTAGAGGGCGTGTACGTGCCGTCGTGGTACGAGGCGACGTACGACGGCGCCCTCTTCGCGGGGCTCCGCCGTAAAGAACCCTCGGCCCCGGCGCGGGTTCGGAAGCGGACGCCGGCCGACGCGGCCGCCGTCCCGGCCGCCCCTCCCATAGTGGCCAACATACCCCCCACCCACGACCGCCTGGCGGTCGAAGTTATACGCGGGTGCGTATGGGGGTGCCGCTTCTGCCAGGCGGGGATGGTCACGAGGCCGGCGCGCGAGCGCGACACCGTCGCCTGCCTGGGGGAAGCGGAAGCGCTCACGACGGCGACGGGAGCTTCGGCGTTGTCGTTCCTAGCCCTCAACGCCTGCGATTACTCGTTGCTCGAGCCGCTCGTCGCGAACGTTCGCTCGAGCCGCCCCGACGTCAACCTGTCGCTGCCGGCGGCGCGCATATCGTCGTACCGCGGCGAGATATCGGCGGCCCTCATATCGCAGCGGCGGAGCCAACAGACCTTCGCCCCCGAGGTCGGCGCGGAACGCCTGCGCGCGGTTATCAACAAGGACTTCGCCAACGACGACGTCCTAGCCGCGGTGGCCGCCGCCGGCCGCGCCGGCTGCCAGAACGTCAAACTCTACTTCATGGTGGGCCTTCCGTCGGAGACGGACGACGACGCGGCGAGTATCGGCGAGCTAATCGCCCCTTGTAGGCGCGCGCTCCGCGAGGGCCTGGGGCGCTGGGGGAACCTCTCCGCCGCCGTCTCGCCGTTCGTGCCGCACGCCCACACGCCGTTCCAATGGCTGGGCCTCGCGCCGCCGGAAGTGCTGGCGCGCCGCATCGCGCTGGCCAAGAAGGCCGCCCCCCGGCAGGTCAAGGTGGAGGGCGAGGTCGGTTCGCGCGTCCTGGAGGCCTGCCTCGCCCGGGGCGACCGCCGCCTGGGCCCCGTCATCCTGGAGGCGTACCGCCGCGGCGCGCGCTTCGACGCCTGGCGCGAGCGCTACGACGCCGGCGCGTGGGAGGCCGCCTTCGCCGCCGCCGGCCTGGACATGGAAACGTACGCCCGGCGCGAGCTGCCGCTCGAGGCGCCGCTGCCGTGGGACCACGTCGACGTCGGCGTGACGAAAGATTTCCTGGCCGCCGAATTGGAGCGCGCCGCCGAAGGCCGGCCTACGCCGCCCTGCGACAGCGTCGCGTGCCGGCGCTGCGGCGCGTGCGACGACCGCGTTACGCTCAGGTTCGCGGCGTCGGAGCTTCCCGACGCCCGGGCGCCGGGCCGCGCCGCACTCACGAGCCGGAAGCAACGCCTGAGGTTTACGTACGGCAAGGCGGGACCGTGGCGTTGGTTGTCGCACCTCGAGCTGTACCGCCTGTTGCTGGCGCAACTGCGCCGCGCCGGCGTGCCGCTCTCGCGGTCCGCCGGGTTCTCGCCCAAGCCGCGGTTGGTGCTCGCGCCGGCGCTGCCGGTGGGCGTCGCCGGCGACGAGGAATACGGCGAGGTATTCCTGTACGAGGAAACCGCGCCCCGAGACTTCGTCGCGCGCGTTAACGAGGAGGAGCCGTTCGTCCTGGCCCGGGCGTGGGAGGAAGACGCGCGCGGCCCGGCGTTGGAGAAAACGCTCGAGGGCGCGCGTTACCGCGTGGAGTTCACGCCCCTGGCCGCGTCCCTGGATTTACGGACGGAGGCCGTAGTCGAGAACGTAGACGCGCGGCTGGCCGAAGGCAACGTGGTGGTCTCGAGCCGGCGCGGCCCGGTGGACCTGGCGGGACAATGGGAGCTCGAGTCCTGGTCGCGCGAAGACGGCGTGTTGGAATTCTACCTCGCCGCCGGGGCCGTGGGGGCGTTGTACGGTGTCATAGCTCAGCTGGCGGACGTAGACCCGAAGGCGGCCCGGGTGGCCGGCGTCACGAGGACGCGCGTCGCGCTCGGCGACGCGAACGCCGGCCAAGACTGACCGAATAGCTCATTTTCCTTTGCCTCGCGGGCACGTAATTGGTATAATTATCGGTACGGCGTTTAACCCTACGGTCCGCTCTTCTACCGCGGCGGGAGCAATGGCGCAAAAAGATATCCTGGTCGACTCCTCGCTGGGCGAGGTCCGCGTGGCCGTGGTCGAGAACGGCAAGCTGGTGGAGCTGTATCTCGAGCACGAGGACGCGGAGCACTACGCCGGCGACATCTACAAGGGAAGGGTGGAAGACGTGCTCCCCGGCCTGGGTTCGGCCTTCGTCGACATCGGCCACGAAAAGCGAGGGCTCCTGCACGCCTCCGACGTAGTCGCGACCGGGATCGAGGACATCGACGAGATTTTCTTATCGCAAGCGCGGGGCGCCGGGACGGCCGCGGCGGCGGCGGCGCGCGGCCACATCGGAGACGTACTACAATCGGGCCAGCACATAATAGTCCAAGTGACCAAAGAATCAATCGGCGACAAGGGCGCTAAACTCACCACGGCCGTCGCCATCCCGGGCCGATACTTCGTCCTGGCGCCGTACGCCGACCGCGTCAACATATCCTCCCGCATCGAGGACGAGGCGGAGCGGGAGCGGCTACGCCGTTTGGCCGAAGACGCCAAACCCGCGGGTTACGGTTTCATAGTACGCACCGCGGCCCAGGGCATAGAGCCGGAATTAATACTGCGCGATATGGAGGACCTGGTCGAGACGTGGCGGCGGATTTTAAAAAAGTCGGAGCGCAAGCGCGCCCCGGCGCTCCTTTACAAAGATAAGGACCTCCTCGAGCGCGTGCTCCGCGACCAGTTCACGGGCGACGTGGACACGTTCATCGCCGACTCCTTCGCCACCTACGAACGCGTCGTAGCGCTGGCCGAGAAGTACGCGCCCGATTTCGTATCCCGCGTCCGGTTGTACGAGGACGACCACCCCATCTTCGACGCGTACGGCGTAGAGGGCGAAATCGACCGGATGTTTAGGCGGAAGATATGGTTGCGGAGCGGCGGCTACATCGTCATCGACGAGGCCGAGGCGCTGGTAGCCATCGACGTAAACACCGGCCGCTTTCTGGGACGCGAGGACCAGGAGGACACCATACTAAAGACCAACCTCGAGGCGGCGGCCGAGATCGCCCGCCAGGTCCGACTCCGCAACATCGGCGGCATCATCATTATCGATTTCATCGACATGACGGTCGCGGAGAACAAGGGGAAGGTCCTCGAGACGCTCAAGGGATATATGGCGCGGGACCGGGCGCGGAGCAAGATACTCGAGCTGTCGGAGCTCGGCATGGTGGAGATGACGCGACAGCGACAGCGCGGCAGCCTGGTGGCGGCGCTGAGCCGGACTTGCCCGTATTGCCGCGGCCGGGGCGCCGTGTTGGACTTCGACGTTCTCGGCGTTAAAATCGAACGCGAGCTCGCGCGCCGCCTGCGCGAAGAGAGCTTCGCGGAAATAACGGTCGTCGTTCACCCCCGCGTAAAGAATTTCCTGGATACGACGTTCGCGGAACGCCTAAACCGGCTCGAGCTCGAAAACGGCGCCCAAATCAACGTCGTCTCCCGCGAGGACGTAGCGTTGGACGACGTCGAAATCATAAAACCTCGGCGCGGCGCGAAGGAATACGCCGACTGAGGTTAACCCCAACTCCCGGTTACAAAAAAGGAGGAATATACTTTGCCGCTCAAAAACACCGACGAGGAAAACCGCGGCACGAATTTGGACCTCGACGTACTCCGCGAACTGCGGAACATCGACCAAAGCTTGGTGTCCTTGAAAGCGGCCTTCGAGAAGCTGAAATCGGCGGGGGATTTGACGGACGACGATATAGACGTCATTATGCAAGAATTCGAGAATTTCGTCACCGGCAAGGTCTCGCAGTTGGATAAAGTCCGCAACGGCCTACGCGCCCTCTACGAACGTTATTACGAGAAGTACCACGACCGAGCCATCGTCTCGGTCAAAGGAGGCGTGTGTCACGGCTGTTTCGTAACCATCCCCCCTATGCGCCTCGACATCATCCGCCGCATGGACAGCATCGAATTCTGCGAAAACTGCGGCCGGATACTGATATGGGAAGAAGAGTAACGACGTCCCCCTTATCCCAACCATGACCCCCTCTTTCGAAGTCTATCACGACGGCGACATTTCGCCGGCCCCGCTCGAGGGCGCCGAA harbors:
- a CDS encoding TIGR03960 family B12-binding radical SAM protein, producing MQPGLETILPLVEKPGRYIGGETGAAPPARPGELRFVLCYPDVYEIGMSHKGFLNLYGALAEVDGVAVERCFAPWGDMAAELRRRGIPLGALESGLPLSSADALGFSVATPLHFTTALSMLELARVPLLAADRGEDDPLVIAGGQAMFNAEPMADFLDAVALGEGDELVVELAEVVRAAEAKGAARAETLRRLGAVEGVYVPSWYEATYDGALFAGLRRKEPSAPARVRKRTPADAAAVPAAPPIVANIPPTHDRLAVEVIRGCVWGCRFCQAGMVTRPARERDTVACLGEAEALTTATGASALSFLALNACDYSLLEPLVANVRSSRPDVNLSLPAARISSYRGEISAALISQRRSQQTFAPEVGAERLRAVINKDFANDDVLAAVAAAGRAGCQNVKLYFMVGLPSETDDDAASIGELIAPCRRALREGLGRWGNLSAAVSPFVPHAHTPFQWLGLAPPEVLARRIALAKKAAPRQVKVEGEVGSRVLEACLARGDRRLGPVILEAYRRGARFDAWRERYDAGAWEAAFAAAGLDMETYARRELPLEAPLPWDHVDVGVTKDFLAAELERAAEGRPTPPCDSVACRRCGACDDRVTLRFAASELPDARAPGRAALTSRKQRLRFTYGKAGPWRWLSHLELYRLLLAQLRRAGVPLSRSAGFSPKPRLVLAPALPVGVAGDEEYGEVFLYEETAPRDFVARVNEEEPFVLARAWEEDARGPALEKTLEGARYRVEFTPLAASLDLRTEAVVENVDARLAEGNVVVSSRRGPVDLAGQWELESWSREDGVLEFYLAAGAVGALYGVIAQLADVDPKAARVAGVTRTRVALGDANAGQD
- a CDS encoding Rne/Rng family ribonuclease, producing the protein MAQKDILVDSSLGEVRVAVVENGKLVELYLEHEDAEHYAGDIYKGRVEDVLPGLGSAFVDIGHEKRGLLHASDVVATGIEDIDEIFLSQARGAGTAAAAAARGHIGDVLQSGQHIIVQVTKESIGDKGAKLTTAVAIPGRYFVLAPYADRVNISSRIEDEAERERLRRLAEDAKPAGYGFIVRTAAQGIEPELILRDMEDLVETWRRILKKSERKRAPALLYKDKDLLERVLRDQFTGDVDTFIADSFATYERVVALAEKYAPDFVSRVRLYEDDHPIFDAYGVEGEIDRMFRRKIWLRSGGYIVIDEAEALVAIDVNTGRFLGREDQEDTILKTNLEAAAEIARQVRLRNIGGIIIIDFIDMTVAENKGKVLETLKGYMARDRARSKILELSELGMVEMTRQRQRGSLVAALSRTCPYCRGRGAVLDFDVLGVKIERELARRLREESFAEITVVVHPRVKNFLDTTFAERLNRLELENGAQINVVSREDVALDDVEIIKPRRGAKEYAD
- a CDS encoding C4-type zinc ribbon domain-containing protein gives rise to the protein MPLKNTDEENRGTNLDLDVLRELRNIDQSLVSLKAAFEKLKSAGDLTDDDIDVIMQEFENFVTGKVSQLDKVRNGLRALYERYYEKYHDRAIVSVKGGVCHGCFVTIPPMRLDIIRRMDSIEFCENCGRILIWEEE